In a single window of the Novipirellula galeiformis genome:
- a CDS encoding acyl-CoA thioesterase, with the protein MTDEPTNEPHMAIKVVMMPRDTNPHGTIFGGVILSYIDQAGAVGAYYEIRKAGYERKPIVTVGMKSVEFHRPVFVGDVLSFWTTVVHVGKTSITMHVDVESERNGQVEKLTEAEVTYVAIESTGEERRPVQIKDN; encoded by the coding sequence GTGACCGATGAACCAACAAACGAACCGCACATGGCGATTAAGGTCGTGATGATGCCGAGAGACACCAACCCACACGGAACGATTTTCGGTGGCGTGATTCTCAGCTACATCGATCAAGCCGGAGCTGTGGGTGCGTACTACGAAATCAGAAAGGCTGGTTACGAAAGAAAGCCTATTGTCACGGTAGGCATGAAAAGTGTCGAGTTTCACCGACCTGTTTTTGTCGGCGACGTGCTGAGCTTTTGGACTACGGTGGTTCACGTGGGAAAAACATCAATCACGATGCACGTTGACGTTGAATCGGAGCGAAATGGGCAAGTTGAGAAACTCACCGAAGCGGAGGTCACTTACGTTGCGATTGAATCAACGGGCGAGGAACGCCGCCCCGTGCAAATCAAGGACAATTAG
- a CDS encoding DJ-1/PfpI family protein: MKTIAILLIPLIIVASGCESHEVQPAANAAPPAQDASTSVPGETCVINLDTRRKTFDENLPTIGVILFDDVLMTEVTAPIDVFSKPRENGTRLFNVVTVAETLQPVATESGLRVLPDFTFADCPKLTVLVVPSAYDMTETVRNGEIVRFIKKQNVNSEFTMSNCAGSQLIGESGIADGHKIVTYIGGGKELKEKYPALEVQDDQTISFVEDGKFLSSNGNLASYISALELLEKMSDKEHREFVESYLYLERLTDWGKSQTRPK, translated from the coding sequence ATGAAAACAATCGCCATCCTTTTGATTCCGCTAATCATTGTCGCTTCGGGCTGCGAATCGCACGAGGTGCAACCGGCCGCAAACGCAGCTCCACCGGCACAAGACGCGTCCACATCCGTGCCAGGCGAAACTTGCGTAATTAACTTGGATACGCGCCGAAAGACGTTTGATGAAAATCTACCGACAATTGGAGTCATTCTGTTTGATGACGTCTTAATGACTGAGGTCACCGCACCAATCGATGTCTTTTCTAAGCCGCGGGAAAACGGTACCAGATTGTTCAATGTCGTTACCGTTGCGGAGACATTGCAGCCGGTTGCTACCGAAAGCGGTTTACGGGTGCTTCCCGACTTCACGTTTGCTGATTGCCCAAAACTTACGGTATTGGTTGTGCCGAGCGCCTATGACATGACTGAAACTGTCCGCAATGGCGAGATCGTCCGTTTTATCAAAAAACAAAACGTCAATTCTGAATTCACGATGAGCAATTGTGCGGGTTCTCAATTGATTGGCGAATCAGGAATTGCAGACGGTCACAAGATTGTGACGTATATCGGTGGCGGCAAGGAACTCAAAGAGAAGTACCCCGCGTTAGAGGTTCAAGATGACCAGACAATCAGTTTCGTGGAGGATGGGAAATTTCTTTCATCTAATGGCAACCTTGCCAGCTACATCTCCGCGCTTGAGCTGCTTGAAAAAATGAGCGATAAAGAACATCGTGAATTCGTTGAATCGTATCTATATCTTGAACGGTTGACGGACTGGGGAAAATCACAAACTCGCCCCAAATAG